Within the Erigeron canadensis isolate Cc75 chromosome 6, C_canadensis_v1, whole genome shotgun sequence genome, the region CAAGCAAGTTTGTCGACAATTGTTCCAAGGGAGATTAAACTTGCACTCAACCTGATCAAGAATCCATTTGATACTTCATTCTTCCTTAAGTTGAGGGAAGTACTCGTACTTAATTTATCAAGCAAGTTTGTCGACATTTATATACAACTGCCTCCCAGGCGTAAATCACCATACCATTCAATATTGAAGGCTGAGGTTGTTGATGATCTTGATCAGAAAAAGGGCCCTGTTTCCGGTTACTAACGTCCAACAACTATCCCTTGATTATATAGCTTTAAATGATCGATTCAGGGAGCACACACGAGTCTCTGATGCTTTTTTCTCTATCTGCCATCCCATTCATGTCAACCTTTTGAACTACAACAAGAGCTTCTCTAAGTCTAAGCTCTAACAACAAGTTCTTGGGAAACTTACGGTGGTTTTCTCATGATTAGATACCGAGCTGAGGTTCTTTTTTCACTTATATGTGTATATTCTTGAAGcatttaatttgttcatattaGTTTGAATCCTATACTTGTTATACTATTCATTTTATGTTATTTCGTGTTTATTCCGATTTCAGCCTAATTAATTTAATCCATTATCCACGTGCATGTTTGAATTAGCCTTTCTATCTTCATCAAGTCGGCTTATTGATTTATTGTATTTCTGTTCTGTATATATGGCCCATGCATACTTGAGTCTTGACCCagtaacatataaaaattactttgtaatataaaaaatcattttgtaaaAACTAAGATATGCTTTTTGAAAAGAATAATTCGAAAAGGagattttttttaccaaaaagaatcccttataaaataaatagatatcacttgtttttttttaaacagggTCCAATTGATTGTGCACTGAATCGCGGTGAGGGAGGTTTGCTAAGGTAACTTCTTAATGAGGAGAAAATTATGGTTTTTGGGTTTATTGACAATTATCTGAAAGTAGTTTGACGTCAATTAAGATTGAGTTACGCTAGAGTGACAAACATTTTACAAACATAGGTTGCATATGAGGTGGTCCAATTAAGTAAGATAATTTAATTGGTGAAAGTTATATTTGTAAAGATTTGTTTGTAAAAACCttgtaaaaaattaaatacttttTCTTACCCAACTAATCATAAAATTTTCTAATTACACATTAGAAAACCttgtaaaaaattataaaattaaatactaaTCATAAAATTTTCTAATTAcacatttgtttataaaaaccttgtaaaaaattaaatactaatCATAAAATTTTCTAACTCACCAtcctaaccaaaaaaaaaaatcatctaaTTACACATTACACTTCACGCTCCAAATATGTGTTGATCTGATTCCATTAATCAAAAAAGGATCTCTTGAGTGAATAactctttataaaaaaaaacaaataataaatctttttaaatattagcttaaaaatcctcctcaaaatttaaaaaaaaatgacttgtggtatctattaatttttttttttaatcttgccCTTTGATTTATCCACATTTCATCATATTTTAAGatatttaattaagaaattaattatttcccttaaacaaaaaacaatgtataaagtaaattaaaaaaagttatatcaaaATGTAACATTTATATTGAAAACCGTATCAATCTTGAATAAAAACTAGGTCGTGGCGTGATGGCAAGGTTCAATTCCAAATCAGCGTTTTCCCAGGTTCGAAACTCTATGccgattttttgttttatattttttcccAACTGAATTTCTAACCCTAGAATTTCCGTCACAGATTTCCGGCGAACATCTCAACTCCGATCTCGATCTTCACGATGGATGTTGATCCACCATCCTCATCTCCCAAAAAGGTCCTTAATTCTTAGCCATAATCATTTCTAATTTTTCcttatttatgattttatttatatattatattaaattaatttgagATCTGAATGATAATTCAAATTTACAGATGAAATTCAAACCCAAACCACCGCGTCGGAAGACCGTTTCTGTGTTACCTAAGAGGTACTTTTTCTACATTATCAGTTTTATTATTTTCTGcactttcttttttatgttttaatttttttaataatataattctaaattagttttgaaatttgaaattgtTTTATCGTTTGTTCAGTGAGCTTGATGATGACGAGAATGATGAAACCACAAAGGATTTGCTCCGCAAAGTCAATGTAATCCCccctctctctcacacacacatttttaacaaaattatacagtaaataatttttttactacTTGTATCCGGTTATGATTAGTAGTATTGTACATCGGCACTTGAAAATTACCATTAGGGGACAGTTATTTTTATGTAGAAACATGTTACTACGGGTTAAACATATATTAGCAAAATCCTTACTATTTATTTACAAGTATAATATAGTACGAGTAGTAAATATTTAAATGACTCCAATTTTTAAGacattatatcattttatttttaactgtTAGGCTCAGCGGCATACCTCTTCATAATGCAACTCCAATTCTTAAGGAAACCCATAATGGGAAAACCCTTTTCTGTCTACAATCAAGCAAAATCAATGATGCGTGGATAAACATATTAGACATGCAACTTATTTGACACCAAGTTATCTTCTTCATTCCTGATGCAACATACTGTCTATTTTATaccatactcgtatatattagaTAACCTCTCTCCACTTTATaccatactcgtatatattagaTCAAAGAAGTTAAGAAGATCTTATTTTTACAGTATCTTATTTATGGCAGTTTTCTTTAATTTCCCATGGGTTATATCTTTGTTCATGGATATCTTATTGTGTCGTGCAGGAACGCCTTGGCACTCGAAGGCCTAAAGTCgaaaagaaatgtaatttaaatGAAACCCCTTttttacatgataaacaatttAATACAAGCTAGTCAGGGAACGAATAGCTTTGTTTGTGTGGGTGTGTGGAGGTGCTAAATTTCATTTTTGCAGCTTCTGGCAATGTAATGACACCAAATGGAGCTGGATCTTCGAGGACTCTTGACCAGCTGAAAAACGACAACAGCAAAAACAGCTCGACTTTGAGAGAGTCTTCTGAGAAAAGTGTCGTGAGCTCTTCCTCAACTGCTACAAAAGATAGAGATGTTGATTATATGGTGGTTGATGATGAATTGGGATCACCAAGCGACTCTGATAACGAGTATAAAGAACCCTGGGTATGTATGATAAACTTCTTTCAATTATTTACTCATCTTGTAGCCTTATGATATGGGATTAGCTTCAGACTAATAGAACCTGCCAAACACCAACGATAAGAAATTCATGGATGTGTGTTGATGGTTTTTTGTATATGTGTGAATCACAGGATCCGGACTCATACTATCCCATTACTCTTCCTCTGAGACCCCCTGGCTCTGGAAATCCGGGTACATATTTGAATTGGCtaacatattttcatcataatcttgtgttttttgttggttttttcaagtttttttctttcttgtagAGGTTCTTAATGCACTAGAATTTGGGGAAGAGAAGGAATATGATGAGACTAAAATCAACTCTGCCTTAGAGCTGGGACTGTTGGTGAGTCATCTTGTTTAGCAAAGTTTAAGATTTCTCTTTACTTTTACAGTCGATTAATAATGTGAATTTCTTTGATACTAGGGGCAAGAGGACTATGAAAAAAAACAGATGATATTTTTCCAATTTCCTGAAAACCTTCCTCTAAATAAGCAAACGCATCAAGTTCCAGTTAGCTTGAAGGGCAAAGAAAAAGTTGAGAGCTCGAGTTTTGTGAAACAAGATGCTTCTAACAAGTTCTGTGGTTTAAAAGACTTGCCGGATGGGCACATGGGCAAGATGCTGGTTTACAAAAGTGGAGCAATCAAGCTCAAGCTTGGAGACGTAATCTTTGATGTACGTTTCTCATATCAAACCAAGATTTACCTAAGAAACTTGATGAGTTTGTATTAATACACGCCGTTGTCTTCAATTGTAGGTTCATTCTGGTATACCTCTTGGATGTAAACAAGATGTTGCAGTAATGAATACTAAAACCAAGAACTGTTGTGTGCTCGGGCCAGTTGATAAGCCAGCTGTTGTAACTCTTGACGTAGATTCCATCTTGGACAACATTGACGAGCCGTAATGCTAGAAGATTCATCAAGCAGTAACAGGTGTTTTAGGAGTACAGCCAGCTAATTGAAGAGTATTATCATAGTTTTGTAAACTTCATCAACTGTACGTGGTATGCAAGTATATGTCTATATGCTAACTACTAGAAACTATCTATGCTAGTATACAACTAATGAAACTTATGCAGAGTTTTCTATTAGTATAAAATAGTTTCATTTTCCATACTGTTTGCACTAAATTGTATATAGAAACACACataaatacaagtttaaaaTCTGGAGGCCCGGCTCACGACTACTACCAAGAGAACCATAACTGTAAGCAAGAAAGAACTTTGTAGTTTCTTCTCAAAGGGTTCATTGGCAGCAGCATCTCCTTTAACCTTCTCATTTCTTTGTGCCTGAAACAACTTGTACACTATCTCCGTGGTTTTCTCAACTAACTCCGTCACCTTTGCCTTTATGTTGATCAAGATCCACTGTAGAATATCAGAAACTAGAATCGAGCTGTCAGAAGATTCAACCACGCCTGATCTTCCTGATACACTCCTGTTGGCTGCAAAATGCAGATAAAGCCAATTTAACAGTTTAAAAAATGGCACTATTGTTTGTGGGCTTCATATATGTTATCACATCTTAAAAACAGAAACCTTGATAGATCGAATCTCTTAGCTCACGAACCGCCTCATTATTCATAACAGCATCCCAAACAGATTTATCAGAAGATAAAGACATCACCATTCTCTAAACAATtaaagttaaaacttaaaattaaattatcaCACAACTTTATATCAGAATAATGTATGGACATGGGTCAAATTTGTTAAGTAAGCTAGGCACCTTAACAGAATTATCAGTTTGCAGTAAACGGAAAGCATCATATACGCTTTGAGAACCACGAGACTGTGACATACTTATTGAGGGCTCGATCCAATCAAGTTCCCACCCTGATTCGCGATAACCGGCTGAAGGATCAAGAACACTATGTAGTTTACAAATGTCAATAAGTTAATTGACAATACAACTATATTAAATACTCATCAATTATTAGATAAACAAACGAATGCTTACTGTTGTAGAGAAGAGATTGCATGGTGAACTTCGTCCATTGATGGAACGGTACAAAATACGAA harbors:
- the LOC122603180 gene encoding DNA-directed RNA polymerase III subunit RPC4-like — its product is MDVDPPSSSPKKMKFKPKPPRRKTVSVLPKSELDDDENDETTKDLLRKVNERLGTRRPKVEKKSSGNVMTPNGAGSSRTLDQLKNDNSKNSSTLRESSEKSVVSSSSTATKDRDVDYMVVDDELGSPSDSDNEYKEPWDPDSYYPITLPLRPPGSGNPEVLNALEFGEEKEYDETKINSALELGLLGQEDYEKKQMIFFQFPENLPLNKQTHQVPVSLKGKEKVESSSFVKQDASNKFCGLKDLPDGHMGKMLVYKSGAIKLKLGDVIFDVHSGIPLGCKQDVAVMNTKTKNCCVLGPVDKPAVVTLDVDSILDNIDEP
- the LOC122603181 gene encoding uncharacterized protein LOC122603181 → MRRSFGPMGGGLMNTVHRAVRASSGGHGSPQDPFHHSSSTTSHDNYIGINSTNSRPTSSNNLSFSSNHYPSPFSSVYHPNRPNSMSPMNAEEYDDFVFCTVPSMDEVHHAISSLQHVLDPSAGYRESGWELDWIEPSISMSQSRGSQSVYDAFRLLQTDNSVKRMVMSLSSDKSVWDAVMNNEAVRELRDSIYQANRSVSGRSGVVESSDSSILVSDILQWILINIKAKVTELVEKTTEIVYKLFQAQRNEKVKGDAAANEPFEKKLQSSFLLTVMVLLVVVVSRASRF